In Prunus dulcis chromosome 1, ALMONDv2, whole genome shotgun sequence, the following are encoded in one genomic region:
- the LOC117614500 gene encoding cleavage and polyadenylation specificity factor subunit 3-I-like isoform X1 has product MASMAQPSPLKRREASASREDDKLIITPLGAGNEVGRSCVYMSYKGKTVLFDCGIHPAYSGMAALPYFDEIDPSIIDVLLITHFHLDHAASLPYFLEKTTFKGRVFMTYATKAIYKLLLTDYVKVSKVSVEDMLFDEQDINASMDKIEVIDFHQTVEVEGIRFWCYTAGHVLGAAMFMVDIAGVRVLYTGDYSREEDRHLRAAETPQFSPDVCIIESTYGVQHHQPRHIREKRFTDVIHSTISQGGRVLIPVFALGRAQELLLILDEYWANHPDLQNIPIYYASPLAKRCLSVYETYTLSMNDRIRNAKSNPFIFKYISPLKSIENFKDVGPSVVMASPGGLQSGLSRQLFDMWCSDKKNACVIPGYVVEGTLAKTIINEPKEVTLMNGLSAPLNMQVHYISFSAHADSVQTTAFLEELRPPNIILVHGEANEMGRLKQKLMTQFADRNTKILTPKNCQSVEMYFNSQKMAKAIGRLAEKTPEVGESVSGLLVKKGFSYQIMASDDLHVFSQLCTANVTQRITIPFASGFTVIKHRLRQIYESVESSVDEESGVPTLRVHDRVTVKQDTDKHISVHWSSDPISDMVSDSIVALILNINREVPKVVVESEDVKTEEENGKKVEKVIHALLVSLFGDVKPGENGKLVISVDGNVAQLDKQSGDVESENEGLKERVKTAFRRIQSAVKPIPLSAT; this is encoded by the exons ATGGCTTCCATGGCACAACCCTCACCTCTGAAGCGGCGTGAGGCTTCTGCATCAAGAGAAGATGATAAACTGATCATAACTCCTTTAGGAGCTGGTAATGAAGTCGGCCGCTCTTGTGTGTATATGTCCTACAAAGGGAAAACTGTGTTG TTTGATTGTGGAATTCACCCCGCATATTCGGGCATGGCTGCTTTGCCGTACTTTGATGAGATTGATCCTTCCATAATTGATGTCCTCCTCATTACTca TTTTCACTTGGATCATGCCGCTTCCCTACCTTACTTTCTTGAGAAg ACCACATTCAAAGGCCGAGTCTTTATGACTTATGCAACAAAGGCCATCTACAAGTTGCTTTTGACGGATTATGTGAAAGTGAGCAAAGTTTCAGTTGAAGATATGTTGTTTGATGAGCAGGACATAAATGCCTCAATGGATAAAATTGAG GTTATTGATTTCCATCAAACAGTAGAGGTTGAGGGCATTCGATTTTGGTGCTATACTGCTGGTCATGTCCTTGGTGCTGCTATGTTTATGGTTGATATTGCCGGCGTTAGAGTCCTCTACACTGGTGATTATTCACGTGAAGAAGACCGGCATCTCCGTGCTGCTGAGACCCCACAGTTCTCCCCTGATGTATGCATTATTGAATCCACGTATGGTGTACAGCACCATCAACCTCGGCACATCAGAGAGAAGCGATTCACTGATGTTATCCATTCAACCATCTCTCAAGGGGGTCGTGTCTTAATTCCTGTTTTTGCACTCGGCCGTGCCCAAGAACTTCTCCTGATCCTTGATGAGTATTGGGCAAACCATCCTGATCTCCAAAATATTCCTATTTATTATGCTTCCCCACTTGCAAAAAGATGTTTATCTGTATATGAGACATACACCCTTTCCATGAACGATAGGATCCGCAATGCGAAGTCAAATCCCTTCATATTCAAGTACATATCACCACTAAAGAgcattgaaaatttcaaagatGTAGGCCCGTCAGTGGTGATGGCAAGCCCTGGTGGTCTTCAGAGTGGGCTGTCAAGGCAGCTATTTGATATGTGGTGCTCTGATAAGAAAAATGCATGTGTTATTCCAGGGTATGTGGTTGAAGGGACACTAGCTAAAACAATCATCAATGAACCGAAGGAGGTAACTCTTATGAATGGACTCAGTGCTCCTCTCAACATGCAGGTCCATTACATTTCATTCTCTGCTCATGCAGACTCTGTTCAGACAACTGCATTTTTGGAAGAGCTGAGGCCTCCTAATATAATCCTTGTTCATGGAGAAGCTAATGAGATGGGGAGGCTCAAACAGAAGCTGATGACCCAGTTTGCTGATCGTAACACCAAAATCCTCACCCCAAAGAATTGTCAGTCTGTTGAAATGTATTTTAACTCACAGAAAATGGCAAAAGCTATTGGAAGGCTTGCCGAGAAGACCCCTGAAGTTGGTGAAAGTGTCAGCGGTTTACTGGTAAAAAAAGGCTTCAGTTATCAAATAATGGCTTCTGATGATCTTCATGTCTTCTCACAGCTGTGCACAGCAAATGTCACTCAACGAATTACCATCCCATTTGCTAGTGGCTTCACTGTGATTAAACACCGGCTAAggcaaatatatgagagtgtAGAGTCTTCAGTGGATGAGGAATCTGGGGTGCCAACATTGCGAGTGCATGATCGGGTGACGGTGAAGCAGGATACAGATAAACACATTTCAGTACATTGGTCATCAGATCCTATAAGCGACATGGTTTCAGACTCCATTGTGGCTCTTATTTTGAATATCAACCGAGAAGTACCCAAGGTAGTTGTTGAATCTGAGGACGTAAAAACTGAGGAAGAGAATGGGAAGAAGGTGGAAAAGGTCATTCATGCACTTCTTGTATCACTCTTTGGGGATGTGAAGCCTGGAGAAAATGGGAAACTAGTGATTAGTGTTGATGGGAATGTGGCACAGCTTGATAAACAGAGTGGGGATGTTGAGAGTGAAAATGAAGGTCTCAAGGAAAGAGTAAAGACTGCATTTCGTCGAATCCAAAGTGCGGTGAAGCCAATCCCTCTTTCTGCAACTTAG
- the LOC117614500 gene encoding cleavage and polyadenylation specificity factor subunit 3-I-like isoform X3 translates to MASMAQPSPLKRREASASREDDKLIITPLGAGNEVGRSCVYMSYKGKTVLVIDFHQTVEVEGIRFWCYTAGHVLGAAMFMVDIAGVRVLYTGDYSREEDRHLRAAETPQFSPDVCIIESTYGVQHHQPRHIREKRFTDVIHSTISQGGRVLIPVFALGRAQELLLILDEYWANHPDLQNIPIYYASPLAKRCLSVYETYTLSMNDRIRNAKSNPFIFKYISPLKSIENFKDVGPSVVMASPGGLQSGLSRQLFDMWCSDKKNACVIPGYVVEGTLAKTIINEPKEVTLMNGLSAPLNMQVHYISFSAHADSVQTTAFLEELRPPNIILVHGEANEMGRLKQKLMTQFADRNTKILTPKNCQSVEMYFNSQKMAKAIGRLAEKTPEVGESVSGLLVKKGFSYQIMASDDLHVFSQLCTANVTQRITIPFASGFTVIKHRLRQIYESVESSVDEESGVPTLRVHDRVTVKQDTDKHISVHWSSDPISDMVSDSIVALILNINREVPKVVVESEDVKTEEENGKKVEKVIHALLVSLFGDVKPGENGKLVISVDGNVAQLDKQSGDVESENEGLKERVKTAFRRIQSAVKPIPLSAT, encoded by the exons ATGGCTTCCATGGCACAACCCTCACCTCTGAAGCGGCGTGAGGCTTCTGCATCAAGAGAAGATGATAAACTGATCATAACTCCTTTAGGAGCTGGTAATGAAGTCGGCCGCTCTTGTGTGTATATGTCCTACAAAGGGAAAACTGTGTTG GTTATTGATTTCCATCAAACAGTAGAGGTTGAGGGCATTCGATTTTGGTGCTATACTGCTGGTCATGTCCTTGGTGCTGCTATGTTTATGGTTGATATTGCCGGCGTTAGAGTCCTCTACACTGGTGATTATTCACGTGAAGAAGACCGGCATCTCCGTGCTGCTGAGACCCCACAGTTCTCCCCTGATGTATGCATTATTGAATCCACGTATGGTGTACAGCACCATCAACCTCGGCACATCAGAGAGAAGCGATTCACTGATGTTATCCATTCAACCATCTCTCAAGGGGGTCGTGTCTTAATTCCTGTTTTTGCACTCGGCCGTGCCCAAGAACTTCTCCTGATCCTTGATGAGTATTGGGCAAACCATCCTGATCTCCAAAATATTCCTATTTATTATGCTTCCCCACTTGCAAAAAGATGTTTATCTGTATATGAGACATACACCCTTTCCATGAACGATAGGATCCGCAATGCGAAGTCAAATCCCTTCATATTCAAGTACATATCACCACTAAAGAgcattgaaaatttcaaagatGTAGGCCCGTCAGTGGTGATGGCAAGCCCTGGTGGTCTTCAGAGTGGGCTGTCAAGGCAGCTATTTGATATGTGGTGCTCTGATAAGAAAAATGCATGTGTTATTCCAGGGTATGTGGTTGAAGGGACACTAGCTAAAACAATCATCAATGAACCGAAGGAGGTAACTCTTATGAATGGACTCAGTGCTCCTCTCAACATGCAGGTCCATTACATTTCATTCTCTGCTCATGCAGACTCTGTTCAGACAACTGCATTTTTGGAAGAGCTGAGGCCTCCTAATATAATCCTTGTTCATGGAGAAGCTAATGAGATGGGGAGGCTCAAACAGAAGCTGATGACCCAGTTTGCTGATCGTAACACCAAAATCCTCACCCCAAAGAATTGTCAGTCTGTTGAAATGTATTTTAACTCACAGAAAATGGCAAAAGCTATTGGAAGGCTTGCCGAGAAGACCCCTGAAGTTGGTGAAAGTGTCAGCGGTTTACTGGTAAAAAAAGGCTTCAGTTATCAAATAATGGCTTCTGATGATCTTCATGTCTTCTCACAGCTGTGCACAGCAAATGTCACTCAACGAATTACCATCCCATTTGCTAGTGGCTTCACTGTGATTAAACACCGGCTAAggcaaatatatgagagtgtAGAGTCTTCAGTGGATGAGGAATCTGGGGTGCCAACATTGCGAGTGCATGATCGGGTGACGGTGAAGCAGGATACAGATAAACACATTTCAGTACATTGGTCATCAGATCCTATAAGCGACATGGTTTCAGACTCCATTGTGGCTCTTATTTTGAATATCAACCGAGAAGTACCCAAGGTAGTTGTTGAATCTGAGGACGTAAAAACTGAGGAAGAGAATGGGAAGAAGGTGGAAAAGGTCATTCATGCACTTCTTGTATCACTCTTTGGGGATGTGAAGCCTGGAGAAAATGGGAAACTAGTGATTAGTGTTGATGGGAATGTGGCACAGCTTGATAAACAGAGTGGGGATGTTGAGAGTGAAAATGAAGGTCTCAAGGAAAGAGTAAAGACTGCATTTCGTCGAATCCAAAGTGCGGTGAAGCCAATCCCTCTTTCTGCAACTTAG
- the LOC117614500 gene encoding cleavage and polyadenylation specificity factor subunit 3-I-like isoform X2 — protein sequence MKSAALVCICPTKGKLCCFHLDHAASLPYFLEKTTFKGRVFMTYATKAIYKLLLTDYVKVSKVSVEDMLFDEQDINASMDKIEVIDFHQTVEVEGIRFWCYTAGHVLGAAMFMVDIAGVRVLYTGDYSREEDRHLRAAETPQFSPDVCIIESTYGVQHHQPRHIREKRFTDVIHSTISQGGRVLIPVFALGRAQELLLILDEYWANHPDLQNIPIYYASPLAKRCLSVYETYTLSMNDRIRNAKSNPFIFKYISPLKSIENFKDVGPSVVMASPGGLQSGLSRQLFDMWCSDKKNACVIPGYVVEGTLAKTIINEPKEVTLMNGLSAPLNMQVHYISFSAHADSVQTTAFLEELRPPNIILVHGEANEMGRLKQKLMTQFADRNTKILTPKNCQSVEMYFNSQKMAKAIGRLAEKTPEVGESVSGLLVKKGFSYQIMASDDLHVFSQLCTANVTQRITIPFASGFTVIKHRLRQIYESVESSVDEESGVPTLRVHDRVTVKQDTDKHISVHWSSDPISDMVSDSIVALILNINREVPKVVVESEDVKTEEENGKKVEKVIHALLVSLFGDVKPGENGKLVISVDGNVAQLDKQSGDVESENEGLKERVKTAFRRIQSAVKPIPLSAT from the exons ATGAAGTCGGCCGCTCTTGTGTGTATATGTCCTACAAAGGGAAAACTGTGTTG TTTTCACTTGGATCATGCCGCTTCCCTACCTTACTTTCTTGAGAAg ACCACATTCAAAGGCCGAGTCTTTATGACTTATGCAACAAAGGCCATCTACAAGTTGCTTTTGACGGATTATGTGAAAGTGAGCAAAGTTTCAGTTGAAGATATGTTGTTTGATGAGCAGGACATAAATGCCTCAATGGATAAAATTGAG GTTATTGATTTCCATCAAACAGTAGAGGTTGAGGGCATTCGATTTTGGTGCTATACTGCTGGTCATGTCCTTGGTGCTGCTATGTTTATGGTTGATATTGCCGGCGTTAGAGTCCTCTACACTGGTGATTATTCACGTGAAGAAGACCGGCATCTCCGTGCTGCTGAGACCCCACAGTTCTCCCCTGATGTATGCATTATTGAATCCACGTATGGTGTACAGCACCATCAACCTCGGCACATCAGAGAGAAGCGATTCACTGATGTTATCCATTCAACCATCTCTCAAGGGGGTCGTGTCTTAATTCCTGTTTTTGCACTCGGCCGTGCCCAAGAACTTCTCCTGATCCTTGATGAGTATTGGGCAAACCATCCTGATCTCCAAAATATTCCTATTTATTATGCTTCCCCACTTGCAAAAAGATGTTTATCTGTATATGAGACATACACCCTTTCCATGAACGATAGGATCCGCAATGCGAAGTCAAATCCCTTCATATTCAAGTACATATCACCACTAAAGAgcattgaaaatttcaaagatGTAGGCCCGTCAGTGGTGATGGCAAGCCCTGGTGGTCTTCAGAGTGGGCTGTCAAGGCAGCTATTTGATATGTGGTGCTCTGATAAGAAAAATGCATGTGTTATTCCAGGGTATGTGGTTGAAGGGACACTAGCTAAAACAATCATCAATGAACCGAAGGAGGTAACTCTTATGAATGGACTCAGTGCTCCTCTCAACATGCAGGTCCATTACATTTCATTCTCTGCTCATGCAGACTCTGTTCAGACAACTGCATTTTTGGAAGAGCTGAGGCCTCCTAATATAATCCTTGTTCATGGAGAAGCTAATGAGATGGGGAGGCTCAAACAGAAGCTGATGACCCAGTTTGCTGATCGTAACACCAAAATCCTCACCCCAAAGAATTGTCAGTCTGTTGAAATGTATTTTAACTCACAGAAAATGGCAAAAGCTATTGGAAGGCTTGCCGAGAAGACCCCTGAAGTTGGTGAAAGTGTCAGCGGTTTACTGGTAAAAAAAGGCTTCAGTTATCAAATAATGGCTTCTGATGATCTTCATGTCTTCTCACAGCTGTGCACAGCAAATGTCACTCAACGAATTACCATCCCATTTGCTAGTGGCTTCACTGTGATTAAACACCGGCTAAggcaaatatatgagagtgtAGAGTCTTCAGTGGATGAGGAATCTGGGGTGCCAACATTGCGAGTGCATGATCGGGTGACGGTGAAGCAGGATACAGATAAACACATTTCAGTACATTGGTCATCAGATCCTATAAGCGACATGGTTTCAGACTCCATTGTGGCTCTTATTTTGAATATCAACCGAGAAGTACCCAAGGTAGTTGTTGAATCTGAGGACGTAAAAACTGAGGAAGAGAATGGGAAGAAGGTGGAAAAGGTCATTCATGCACTTCTTGTATCACTCTTTGGGGATGTGAAGCCTGGAGAAAATGGGAAACTAGTGATTAGTGTTGATGGGAATGTGGCACAGCTTGATAAACAGAGTGGGGATGTTGAGAGTGAAAATGAAGGTCTCAAGGAAAGAGTAAAGACTGCATTTCGTCGAATCCAAAGTGCGGTGAAGCCAATCCCTCTTTCTGCAACTTAG
- the LOC117614503 gene encoding conserved oligomeric Golgi complex subunit 1 — protein sequence MRVSSGDGLSGGATSAASATAAAASRDAEALFRSKPISEIRTVESTTRTQIQSKMEELRQLVGTRYRDLIDSADSIVLMKRSSHSISLNISSVHASIDSLSSSASTPDPPDPSRHDPTRHRIYGIACRVKYLVDTPENIWGCLDESMFLESAARYSRASHVHSILTLPGHVRFLSNFPLLQHQWQIVDSFKSQISQRARDRLFDRELQLPISSYADALAAVALIDDLRPEHVLSLFLETRKSWVLQILNACGVDAQCSDVVSVLCEALRVIQVTVGQVGELFLRVFNDMPLFYKVVLGSPPASQLFGGIPNPDEEVKLWNSFREKLEAAMGMLEKDYIAKACRSWLKDCGGQMVDKINGRFLIDAIGSGHELASAEKLIRETMNSKEVLEGSLEWLKNVFGSNIDLPWSRMSELVLGDDSDLWDSIFEPAFVGRMKVIVDRRFEELTRAVNVKEGEPIDFLGAGGGIWFVEAKSNHGKKGTSALPCEENCLNFYFGPQASGIRDAVDGSCQGVLDDLLCFLESPKAALRLKDLAPYLQDKCYQTISVILMQLNSELGNLESGKDKQGLVTVERALFIGRLLFALQNHSKHIPIILGPPRSWANATGSAVFDKLPSMLRQSRAPTDSPVFDSPLGSKRHTSSATAALLGASQSASPKLEELNVTMRDLRIRAHGLWMSWLSDELSVILSDDLEKDYALSSSSPLRGWEETVVKQEQSDDNQSDLRIWLPCMPSLYVTSFLFRVCKEVHRIGGHVLDKTILHKFASKLLEKVIDIYGDFLSTLEAGGTEVSEKGVLQVLLDLRFVVDVLSGGDSNVSEEPSINLKAKSPFRRKQEQSHVKSVIRERFDGLINRLSQRLDPIDWLTYEPYLWENERQSYLRHAVLFGFFVQLNRMYTDTVQKLPTNSESNIMRCSSVPRFKYLPISAPALSSRGTAKTSIPTSSDDISSRSTWKSYANGDLSSKLDLDDNSSFGVAVPIFKSFMQARSIFGESTLKLGSMLTDGQVGIFKDRSAAAMSTFGDILPAQAAGLLSSFTTSRSDS from the exons ATGAGAGTGAGCTCCGGCGATGGCCTCAGTGGCGGCGCCACCTCCGCCGCCTCCGCCACTGCCGCCGCGGCTTCCAGGGACGCCGAGGCCCTCTTCCGCTCCAAACCCATCTCCGAGATCCGAACCGTCGAGTCCACCACCCGAACCCAGATCCAATCCAAGATGGAGGAGCTCCGCCAGCTCGTCGGCACCCGCTACCGCGATCTCATCGACTCCGCCGATTCCATCGTCCTCATGAAGCGCTCCTCCCACTCCATCTCCCTCAACATCTCCTCCGTCCACGCCTCCATCGATTCCCTTTCCTCCTCCGCCTCCACCCCCGACCCGCCCGACCCCTCCCGCCACGACCCGACCCGCCACCGCATCTACGGCATTGCCTGCCGGGTCAAGTACCTCGTCGACACCCCCGAGAACATCTGGGGCTGCCTCGACGAGTCCATGTTCCTCGAGTCTGCCGCGCGCTACTCCCGCGCCAGTCACGTGCACTCCATCCTCACGCTCCCCGGTCACGTGCGTTTCCTCTCCAACTTCCCTCTGCTCCAGCACCAGTGGCAGATCGTCGACAGCTTCAAGTCTCAGATCTCTCAGCGCGCCCGCGACCGCCTATTCGATCGGGAGCTCCAGCTGCCCATCTCCTCCTACGCCGACGCATTGGCAGCCGTTGCTCTGATCGACGACCTCCGCCCCGAGCACGTCCTCTCGCTCTTCCTCGAGACTCGGAAGTCGTGGGTCTTGCAGATACTCAACGCCTGCGGTGTCGATGCGCAGTGCTCCGACGTCGTTTCGGTGCTGTGCGAGGCCTTGAGGGTGATTCAAGTGACTGTGGGGCAGGTTGGGGAGCTCTTCTTGCGGGTGTTTAACGACATGCCGTTGTTTTACAAAGTGGTTTTGGGTTCCCCACCTGCATCTCAACTGTTTGGTGGAATTCCCAACCCGGATGAGGAGGTCAAGCTTTGGAACTCGTTCAGGGAGAAGCTGGAGGCCGCCATGGGAATGCTGGAGAAGGATTATATTGCCAAGGCTTGTCGCTCGTGGCTTAAGGACTGTGGAGGCCAGATGGTGGATAAGATCAATGGGAGGTTTCTCATTGATGCCATTGGCAGCGGCCATGAGCTCGCCTCAGCTGAGAAGTTGATTAGGGAGACTATGAATAGCAAAGAGGTATTAGAAGGGAGCTTGGAGTGGCTCAAGAATGTTTTCGGGTCCAACATTGACCTGCCTTGGAGTAGAATGAGTGAACTTGTTCTGGGAGACGATTCGGACCTATGGGACAGTATCTTTGAACCAGCATTTGTCGGGAGGATGAAGGTGATTGTGGACCGCAGGTTTGAGGAGCTCACGAGGGCCGTGAACGTTAAGGAGGGTGAACCCATTGATTTTCTTGGTGCTGGTGGTGGAATTTGGTTTGTAGAAGCCAAATCGAATCATGGTAAAAAGGGTACTTCTGCTCTGCCTTGTGAAGAGAATTGTCtcaatttctattttggtCCTCAAGCTAGTGGTATTAGGGATGCTGTGGATGGTAGCTGTCAGGGGGTTCTTGATGACTTACTGTGTTTCTTAGAATCTCCAAAGGCAGCCCTTAGATTAAAGGATCTGGCACCCTATCTACAAGATAAATGTTACCAAACCATATCTGTTATATTGATGCAACTGAATAGTGAGCTTGGGAATTTGGAAAGTGGCAAAGACAAGCAAGGGCTGGTAACCGTTGAGAGGGCACTTTTCATTGGGAGACTCTTGTTTGCATTGCAGAACCACTCCAAACACATTCCCATCATACTTGGCCCTCCAAGGTCTTGGGCAAATGCAACTGGGTCTGCAGTTTTCGATAAGTTACCATCCATGTTGAGACAATCTAGAGCCCCCACTGATTCTCCCGTGTTTGATAGCCCCTTGGGTTCTAAAAGGCACACTTCATCTGCTACTGCTGCATTGCTTGGAGCAAGCCAAAGTGCAAGCCCTAAACTTGAAGAACTTAATGTAACTATGCGAGATCTCCGCATTAGAGCGCATGGTTTGTGGATGTCATGGTTGTCCGATGAGCTTTCAGTTATTCTTTCTGATGATCTTGAAAAAGATTATGCTTTGTCATCATCAAGTCCTCTGAGG GGTTGGGAAGAGACAGTAGTTAAGCAAGAGCAGTCTGATGATAACCAATCAGACCTGAGAATTTGGCTCCCATGCATGCCTTCCCTCTATGTAACCTCGTTTCTCTTCCGTGTATGCAAAGAAGTTCATCGAATTGGAGGTCATGTTCTTGACAAAACAATTCTGCACAAGTTTGCATCAAAGTTGTTGGAAAAG GTCATCGATATTTATGGGGACTTCCTTTCTACTCTAGAGGCTGGTGGAACTGAAGTGTCTGAAAAAGGAGTTTTGCAAGTTTTGTTAGATTTGAGATTTGTTGTTGATGTTCTTTCTGGGGGTGATTCCAATGTGAGTGAGGAGCCATCTATAAACCTAAAGGCAAAAAGTCCTTTCAGACGGAAGCAGGAACAAAGCCACGTGAAGTCTGTCATTAGAGAGCGTTTTGATGGGTTGATAAATCGCCTTTCACAAAGATTGGATCCCATAGATTGGCTTAC GTATGAGCCATATCTCTGGGAAAATGAGAGGCAATCATACCTACGGCATGCTGTCCTTTTCGGATTCTTTGTGCAACTTAATCGCATGTATACAGATACTGTTCAAAAACTTCCTACTAATTCCGAGTCCAATATAATGAGATGCTCTTCAGTTCCTCGCTTCAAGTACCTTCCCATCAG TGCCCCAGCATTGTCTTCAAGAGGGACAGCTAAGACGTCCATTCCAACATCTTCAGATGATATTTCTTCGAGAAGTACCTGGAAATCTTATGCAAATGGAGACCTGTCCAGTAAGCTTGATTTGGATGATAACTCGAGTTTTGGGGTTGCAGTACCAATTTTTAAATCTTTCATGCAG GCTAGAAGCATATTTGGAGAGAGCACATTGAAACTGGGATCAATGCTAACAGATGGGCAAGTGGGCATATTCAAGGATAGATCAGCAGCCGCCATGTCGACATTTGGTGACATTCTACCTGCCCAGGCTGCAGGTCTTCTCTCATCGTTCACAACTTCCAGATCAGACTCTTGA
- the LOC117620357 gene encoding receptor-like protein EIX1, with amino-acid sequence MNIGSTVVRFLSIATLFTICLLLCNANLSAPCKQNERQALLKFKHDLYDSFNKLSSWAGEGDCCNWTGVVCDNLTGHVRELHLGGDIYDVAFSGKINPSLLNLKHLIYLDLSNNDFRRMQIPSFLGSLKSLRYLNLSESLFIGLTPHQLGNLKSLQVLDLHDDPGIYAHLEVESLQWISGLSQLQHLDMSGANLSKASDWLRVTNTLPSFVENLDMSFCGLYHIPGGIANMTNLKFLHLQYNSINSTIPKWLYRLSHLQSLILSGNSFHGEISSSLGNLTSIVNLDLNSNQVAGNIPNSLGNLYKLTTLDMSENNLIESSLEKLGKIPDCFRNCKNLVVVNLESNNLIGNIPRTLGYLHWSLKYLHLHGELPPYLKKCTELTILDLSYNKFLGKIPMWIGTSLSILAVLSLRSNQFHGHIPYKLCDLTFLRILDLAHNNISGRMPRCLYKFKAMASNSEISHSSFYYGNNNNYDNSFEANKIETAILVSKGREVKYGSILPSLAISLDLSDNIISGEIPEELTSLIYLQSVNLSYNLLRGRIPPKIGDTRRLESLDLLSNDREHFDV; translated from the exons ATGAATATTGGTAGCACTGTTGTCAGGTTTCTAAGCATTGCCACCTTATTTACCATTTGCTTATTATTATGCAATGCAAATCTGAGTGCGCCTTGCAAGCAAAATGAGAGACAAGCACTTTTGAAGTTTAAGCACGATCTTTATGATTCTTTCAATAAGCTTTCATCTTGGGCTGGTGAAGGAGATTGTTGCAATTGGACGGGAGTTGTCTGCGACAATTTAACAGGTCATGTCCGCGAGCTCCACCTTGGCGGAGATATATATGACGTGGCTTTCAGTGGTAAGATAAATCCATCTCTGCTCAATTTAAAGCATCTTATCTACTTGGATCTAAGCAACAATGATTTTCGAAGAATGCAGATTCCTAGCTTCTTAGGTTCTCTCAAAAGTTTAAGATATCTTAACCTCTCAGAGTCGTTGTTCATCGGATTAACTCCTCATCAATTGGGAAATCTAAAAAGTCTACAGGTTCTTGATCTGCACGATGACCCGGGGATTTACGCCCATTTGGAGGTTGAGAGCCTTCAATGGATTTCTGGTCTTTCTCAATTGCAACACTTGGACATGAGTGGTGCAAATCTTAGCAAAGCATCTGATTGGTTGCGGGTGACAAACACACTCCCGTCTTTCGTGGAGAACTTGGATATGTCTTTTTGTGGACTTTATCACATACCTGGTGGTATTGCCAACATGACTAATCTTAAATTCCTTCATCTCCAGTACAACTCTATCAATTCTACTATACCTAAATGGTTGTACAGGCTTAGCCACCTTCAGTCCCTTATTCTTTCCGGCAATTCTTTTCATGGTGAGATCTCGTCTTCCCTTGGAAACCTCACATCCATTGTCAATCTTGACTTAAATTCTAATCAAGTTGCAGGGAATATCCCGAACTCTTTGGGAAATCTTTATAAGTTGACTACTCTTGATATGTCGGAGAACAATCTCATTGAGTCT AGTCTggaaaaacttggaaaaattCCTGACTGTTTCAGAAACTGCAAAAACTTGGTAGTTGTAAATTTAGAAAGcaacaatttaattgggaatatTCCAAGGACTTTGGGCTACTTGCACTGGAGCCTCAAATACTTGCACTTGCACGGGGAGTTGCCTCCATATCTAAAGAAATGTACAGAATTGACTATTCTTGACCTTAGTTACAATAAGTTTCTAGGAAAGATACCAATGTGGATTGGAACAAGCCTTTCAATTTTGGCGGTTCTTAGCCTTCGTTCAAATCAGTTTCATGGCCACATTCCGTACAAACTTTGCGATCTCACATTTCTCCGTATATTGGACCTTGCACATAACAATATCTCAGGAAGAATGCCAAGGTGTTTGTACAAATTTAAGGCGATGGCTTCAAACTCTGAAATCTCTCATTCTTCCTTTTATTAtggaaataataataattatgatAATTCATTTGAAGCTAACAAAATAGAGACTGCAATATTGGTGTCGAAAGGTAGAGAAGTGAAATATGGAAGCATTCTTCCTAGCTTGGCAATTAGTTTGGACCTTTCAGACAACATTATCTCTGGAGAAATCCCCGAAGAACTTACCAGCCTCATCTACTTGCAGTCGGTGAATTTGTCTTACAATCTTTTGAGGGGAAGAATCCCTCCCAAGATTGGTGATACGAGACGGTTAGAATCTCTTGATTTGTTGTCCAACGACAGGGAGCATTTTGATGTGTAA